The Candidatus Hydrogenisulfobacillus filiaventi sequence TGGCGGTGGGGGTGCCGGCGGTGGTGGGGCGCACCCCGGCGGTGCTGGAGGTGGTGGGCGAAGCGGCCCTGGCGGTGGACCCGCTGGCGGTGGAGGCGTGGGTGGAGGCGCTGGACCGTCTGGCTGCCAGCCCGGCCCTGGCCTCGGAGCTGGCAGCCAAGGGCCGGGAGCGGGCGGCCGCCTTCGACTGGCGCATCCTGGCCCGCCGCTACCGGACCCTCTATGAAAAGGTGGCACAGGGCTGATGCGGGTGCTGATGATCTCCAAGGCGTGCGTCAACGCCCTTTACCGCCGTAAGCTGGAGGACCTCAACCGGCTGGGGGCGGCGGACGGCATCGAGGTGGGCCTGGTGGTCCCCCCCGCCTGGGGCTCCTTACCCTTTGAACCGGGGCCCGGGGATCATTATCCTCTGTTTGTGGAACCGATTTGGTTCTCCGGCCGCAACCATTTTCATCGTTATCCGGGCCTGGGTCGGGTCCTGGACCGCTTCCGGCCCCAGCTCCTACACATCGATGAGGAGCATTACAGCTGGGTCACGCGGGAGGCGCTGGGCCTGGCTGCCCGGCGGGGGGTGCCGGCCCTCTTCTTCACCTGGCAGAACCTGTACAAGCGCTATCCCTGGCCGGTCCGCCGCTGGGAGGCCCAGGTGCTGCAGGGGGCGGCAGGGGCGCTGGCGGGCAACCAGGAGGCGGCGGAGGTCCTGCGCCGCAAGGGCTACCGGGGTCCGCTGGCGGTGGTGCCCCAGTTCGGCACCGATCCGGCCGTATTCCGGCCCGACCCGGCCCGCCGGCAGGCAGTGCGGGCGGCTCGGGGCTGGACGGACCGGGTGGTGGTGGGCTACGTGGGGCGCCTGGTGGCGGAGAAGGGCCTCGACGACCTGTGGGCGGCTCTCACCCCGCTGCTGGCCCGTGACCCGGCCCTGCATCTGGTGTTCATCGGCTCGGGGCCCTGGCAGCCGTCGGTCCCGCCCGGCCTGGCCGGGCAGGTGGAGCAGGTGCCCTGGGCCCCGTCGGAGGAGATGCCGGGCCTGCTGGGGGCGCTCGACCTGCTGGTGCTGCCCTCGCGGACCACCCCCCGCTGGAAGGAGCAGTTCGGGCGGGTGCTGACCGAGGCCATGGCGTCGGGCACCCCGGTGGTGGGCTCCTCCAGCGGGGAGATCCCGCATGTGATCGGGCCGGCGGGGGTGGTGTTCCCGGAAGGGGATGTAGCCGCCTTGCAGGCGGCGGTGGCGGAACTGGCCGGGGACCCCGCCCGCCGGCGGGCGTTGGGGGAGGCGGGCCGGGCCCGCGTGCGGGAGCGTTTCACCACCGAGGCGGTGGCCCGCGCCACCCTCGACTTTTACCGGCGCCTGCTGACGGAGGGCGGGGCGCGGTCCCGAACGGAGGTTTAGGGCATGAACGTGGCGGTGTTCGGCGCCGGGTATGTGGGCCTGGTGACAGGAGCGGTGCTGGCCGACCTGGGGCACCAGGTGATGCTGGTGGAGGTGGATCAGGACAAGATCGCCCAGATCCGGGACGGCATCCCCCCCATCTATGAGGCGGGGCTGGCGCCCCTGCTGCGGCGGGTGCGGGACCGGGCGGCGCTGGAGATCACCGACCAGCCCCTGGTGGCGGTGGCGGAGGCGGAGGTGGTCTTCATCGCGGTGGGTACCCCGCCCCTGCCCAACGGCGACGCCGACCTGCGCTATGTGAAGGCGGCGGCCCTGGCCATCGGGCGGGGGCTGGACGGCCACCATCGGCGGGTGATCGTGAACAAGGCCACCGTCCCCATCGGCTCCGCCAACCTGG is a genomic window containing:
- a CDS encoding Glycosyltransferase family 4 protein; its protein translation is MRVLMISKACVNALYRRKLEDLNRLGAADGIEVGLVVPPAWGSLPFEPGPGDHYPLFVEPIWFSGRNHFHRYPGLGRVLDRFRPQLLHIDEEHYSWVTREALGLAARRGVPALFFTWQNLYKRYPWPVRRWEAQVLQGAAGALAGNQEAAEVLRRKGYRGPLAVVPQFGTDPAVFRPDPARRQAVRAARGWTDRVVVGYVGRLVAEKGLDDLWAALTPLLARDPALHLVFIGSGPWQPSVPPGLAGQVEQVPWAPSEEMPGLLGALDLLVLPSRTTPRWKEQFGRVLTEAMASGTPVVGSSSGEIPHVIGPAGVVFPEGDVAALQAAVAELAGDPARRRALGEAGRARVRERFTTEAVARATLDFYRRLLTEGGARSRTEV